A window of the Trichoderma asperellum chromosome 6, complete sequence genome harbors these coding sequences:
- a CDS encoding uncharacterized protein (EggNog:ENOG41~TransMembrane:3 (o1373-1391i1528-1549o1561-1583i)), whose amino-acid sequence MGYSPSTRRRYSDDAPPRRYRDFSSGQLSPERIFHPSRRVIQRNEDKFDISYGGEPVPVHTALGEPQSATGSYDILNTSSRPLSPTIGSYNVEKNASSIPSFVEGIENDGTKAGEVEEAGLSWTVTLPTNNEQSMLYTNPTDLNSAWKVEKGYDKKIGTTTLQSIYSIKYSIGEMGQGKTTLFCPQGPIRDNEDLASVQAKWLHVQRHSMSIKVLEKLVMDCPIINADIRRVAILLLEAVEKSFLRESENGAYIEPGSVLRFTGTRQVLHDSHDFVVTEPVVFVAFPYVELASSRNNHGSRERDDFYPRTLLQNLYGFDVVTSRGKNQVIHKMPASSQPNDTLFVNQLWCLMIGSDILITLSDRPADDLLGDMIGKRTDYFRQPLRIEIVDMNGYQHSMSISSKTPWVDFFRHVILTVHGNLISIMDYELVDQTDEVVTMERWAELAKGTRTTLLKFYLVERKTSASRSSSVSSRRSSRSGIRRLLLLDYAHRDNRHSSKTSVSRYHVDRYNGDSSSSERIAKSKRASTPGRPRYLGFLMDGQWHNQLAKMKDQQLEAQAEFSSKTDTQSLYPHPSPTIITLDSSDEDYPGTEKIRPIPRNSQDFDSNSEGVRDEGDSSLRNIAQLPKHQQLPPLGDTDEGIRLAGPLSIQDHPLTHEQQAPARDSEEQREKAISLEGSFFYIDDEQNRTLKEEASDGPIIKDTASSANNVGTRMSDDGLNECKDTSATQSNTPTTMYKKVQVEDGSESSDEVEIIRRIYDDSTEVILPNNSTEFNLEDYAVLKDEHDPAADNLPNFGNQERSPEKRYIFRNSTKVVREFSHGKYRSRSSYLSNSTDDSLSNSTDDSLYSRGRSRRRRQPAWRRENAGLAHESSSRPGVRFQPQEWHSSDKDNAEMSPFGSSTATKVDALPIQTAVPFFFWKQNSVTSTCSSHDTPEQALIKLLDQIDERISGDPIGRYYSKVPELTMNDVLSRQESLHEPGLGPRIVLDESSQVNRLAGQGTIDIRTGNMFAFRSSKNQAARMNKGGDENNTESVEALSSYLDDDLESKNEAPGTDSKDKVPSLTNESLDRGAQEQTNVSQTQALGLISHDKALAKQLIEISQQIIWSFIPDTGGSVIHTLLKRLWGCVDIMCLQLLWEENQRRSDSECTYIIRNFSSQVKKMDLQRQKLTSGKIHYLFCGDCKAAKPYQSAMDALNHLHEKHIECKHTNSERPYDDPCYVWLHRIWHDGYPMRSSRDGLLGIMEDFIEELSYFSNYVRELHNMTIRDSSASDAISTPPLPMNITHAFQQIVKMFVFRSKQLSLINRRRSLISGSSLENFSLIQRIDRKIEELFSLEMDANERIIDRLESAKKDIFLSGIESHSEMLEAETVRVQFLALALMSGIQRPLLQPSVMGRSRVKDALLQLYKDYTSRLHFQANNRPRKRVFLDIHGLEEELQALDKLLGSQESCLYNALTLIDPLTSRYTTETRFREFRVEVQYGNDQLHQLVERRREIDNLATRLWILKDQVKQTIEIMEEDHGKAIRVFTVVTLFFLPLSFVSSFLGMNTVDVRDSDWNQGIFWITGIPLTLGVLSLAFVYGYKGEEIRDWMIPKLQGRSHQYPSPAFHEMDGRTSLETRRKEWNLATTTDHNATQKTDFKTRVGSKIKNISGWQRQMNEAFKVSDGPDGKVSIRRRNTEDSLAPMRH is encoded by the exons ATGGGGTATTCGCCTTCTACGCGTCGTCGATATAGTGACGATGCCCCGCCCCGGAGATACAGAGATTTCTCAAGTGGACAACTGAGCCCAGAAAGGATATTTCATCCGTCTCGCAGAGTTATTCAAAGAAATGAAGACAAATTTGATATTTCTTATGGAGGAGAACCCGTACCAGTGCATACAGCATTGGGGGAGCCCCAATCCGCCACAGGGTCTTACGACATTCTGAACACTTCATCGCGCCCGTTATCCCCGACTATTGGCAGTTACAATGTGGAGAAAAATGCTAGTAGTATACCTAGTTTCGTTGAAGGGATTGAGAATGACGGCACAAAAGCTGGAGAAGTTGAGGAGGCTGGCCTGTCGTGGACGGTGACTCTTCCGACCAACAACGAACAAAGCATGCTTTACACAAACCCAACAGACTTAAACTCAGCTTGGAAGGTAGAAAAGGGTTATGACAAAAAGATTGGTACGACAACTCTTCAATCGATTTACTCTATAAAATATTCCATTGGTGAGATGGGACAAGGAAAAACTACACTTTTCTGCCCACAAGGCCCAATCAGGGACAATGAAGATCTAGCCTCAGTACAGGCGAAGTGGCT ACATGTTCAAAGGCATTCAATGAGTATTAAAGTCTTGGAA AAACTCGTCATGGATTGTCCAATAATTAATGCAGATATTCGAAGAGTTGCTATTCTACTCCTTGAAGCTGTCGAAAAGTCATTTCTCCGGGAATCTGAAAATGGTGCATATATCGAACCAGGCTCGGTTTTGCGATTTACTGGCACCCGCCAAGTCCTTCATGACTCACACGATTTTGTGGTCACGGAACCCGTTGTTTTTGTGGCTTTCCCATATGTAGAGTTGGCTTCATCAAGAAACAATCATGGATCCCGTGAAAGGGACGATTTCTATCCTCGAACTCTGCTTCAGAATCTTTACGGATTTGATGTTGTCACAAGCCGGGGCAAGAATCAAGTTATTCACAAAATGCCGGCCAGTAGTCAACCAAATGATACCTTGTTTGTCAATCAGTTGTGGTGCCTCATGATAGGTTCGGATATCTTGATCACTCTGTCGGACCGCCCTGCGGATGATTTGCTTGGAGACATGATCGGGAAACGCACCGACTACTTCAGGCAACCACTTAGGATCGAGATTGTCGATATGAATGGCTACCAGCACAGCATGAGTATATCATCGAAGACTCCATGGGTAGATTTCTTTCGGCATGTTATACTTACTGTTCACGGCAatctcatcagcatcatggaCTATGAGCTAGTCGACCAGACAGACGAAGTTGTAACGATGGAACGATGGGCGGAACTCGCAAAAGGGACAAGAACAACGCTTCTCAAGTTTTATCTTGTCGAAAGAAAGACATCAGCATCGCGCTCATCAAGTGTGTCTAGTCGAAGAAGCAGTCGCTCGGGCATTAGAAGACTTTTATTGCTCGATTACGCACACCGCGACAATCGCCACAGCTCAAAAACAAGCGTATCACGCTACCATGTGGATAGGTATAATGGAGATTCATCCTCTAGCGAAAGGATAGCTAAATCCAAAAGGGCCTCAACTCCAGGACGACCCAGGTACTTAGGGTTTTTGATGGATGGTCAATGGCATAACCAGCTAGCTAAGATGAAAGACCAACAACTCGAGGCGCAAGCAGAATTTTCCTCAAAAACCGATACACAAAGTCTCTATCCACATCCTTCTCCCACAATAATAACTCTAGACAGCAGTGACGAAGATTACCCTGGGACTGAGAAAATACGCCCTATTCCGCGCAATTCTCAAGACTTTGACAGTAATTCTGAAGGCGTAAGAGATGAAGGCGATTCTTCTCTGCGAAATATAGCTCAACTTCCGAAACACCAACAGCTACCTCCATTAGGTGATACTGATGAGGGTATCCGCCTTGCAGGACCTTTGTCAATACAAGACCATCCCTTGACGCACGAACAACAGGCTCCTGCAAGGGACAGTGAAgaacagagagaaaaagccaTAAGCCTCGAAGGCAGCTTTTTCTACATTGATGATGAACAAAACAGGAcattgaaagaagaagcttcagaTGGGccaataataaaagatacgGCTAGTTCTGCCAACAATGTTGGTACTCGAATGAGCGATGACGGGCTAAATGAATGCAAAGATACTTCCGCAACCCAATCAAATACACCAACTACAATGTACAAAAAAGTCCAGGTAGAAGATGGATCTGAGTCTTCTGATGAGGTCGAGATAATTAGACGCATATATGATGATTCGACTGAGGTTATTTTACCTAACAACAGTACCGAGTTCAACTTGGAAGATTATGCGGTGCTAAAAGACGAACATGATCCCGCTGCAGATAATTTACCTAACTTTGGCAATCAAGAAAGGTCACCAGAGAAAAGATATATCTTTCGGAATAGTACCAAGGTTGTTCGAGAATTTTCACATGGGAAGTATCGCTCCCGATCCTCCTACCTCTCAAATTCGACAGATGATTCTCTCTCAAACTCGACAGACGATTCCCTCTATTCACGTGGAAGGAGTCGTAGACGGAGACAACCCGCTTGGAGACGGGAAAATGCAGGTTTAGCTCATGAATCTTCGTCGCGCCCTGGGGTGCGCTTTCAACCCCAGGAGTGGCACTCGAGCGACAAGGACAATGCAGAGATGTCCCCTTTTGGAAGTTCAACTGCAACCAAGGTAGACGCGCTGCCTATACAAACAGCTGTGCCATTCTTTTTCTGGAAACAAAACAGTGTGACAAGTACATGCTCGTCTCATGACACTCCGGAGCAAGCCTTGATTAAGCTTCTTGATCAAATCGATGAACGAATTTCTGGAGATCCAATTGGCAGATACTATTCGAAAGTACCAGAGCTGACTATGAATGATGTCTTATCGAGGCAGGAGTCCCTTCACGAGCCTGGTTTGGGCCCGAGAATTGTACTGGATGAATCCAGTCAGGTGAATAGACTTGCTGGTCAAGGAACAATTGATATAAGGACAGGCAACATGTTCGCCTTCCGTTCATCTAAAAACCAAGCTGCAAGGATGAACAAAGGGGGCGATGAGAATAACACCGAAAGCGTGGAAGCGCTCAGCTCCTATTTGGACGATGATCTagaaagcaaaaatgaaGCTCCGGGAACAGATAGTAAAGACAAGGTGCCTAGTTTGACAAACGAATCGCTAGACCGAGGTGCACAAGAGCAAACAAACGTTAGCCAAACGCAAGCTCTAGGCCTCATAAGCCATGATAAAGCACTCGCGAAACAACTGATTGAGATAAGCCAGCAGATTATATGGTCATTTATACCAGATACTGGCGGCTCTGTGATACATACCCTATTAAAACGACTTTGGGGCTGTGTAGATATTATGTGTCTG caactaCTTTGGGAAGAGaaccaaagaagaagtgaCTCTGAGTGCACGTATATCATACGTAATTTCTCAAGTCAAGTCAAGAAAATGGATCTCCAAAGACAAAAGCTTACCTCGGGAAAGATACACTATTTATTTTGCGGAGATTGCAAGGCTGCAAAGCCTTACCAATCGGCCATGGATGCTCTGAACCATTTACATGAAAAGCATATTGAATGCAAGCATACTAATTCCGAGCGACCATATGACGATCCTTGCTATGTATGGCTTCATCGTATTTGGCACGATGGATACCCGATGCGAAGTTCCCGTGATGGACTCCTTGGGATTATGGAAGACTTCATCGAGGAGCTTTCCTATTTCAGCAACTATGTGAGGGAGCTACACAATATGACGATAAGAGATTCCTCAGCAAGCGATGCAATATCAACACCTCCATTACCGATGAATATTACTCATGCGTTTCAACAAATTGTCAAAATGTTTGTCTTTCGCTCCAAGCAGCTGTCTCTTATTAATCGGCGGCGAAGCTTAATCAGCGGAAGTTCACTTGAGAATTTTTCATTGATTCAGCGTATTGATCGAAAGATTGAAGAACTTTTTTCGCTAGAAATGGATGCGAACGAACGCATCATAGACCGTCTAGAAAGTGCCAAGAAAGACATCTTTCTGTCTGGTATCGAATCACATTCTGAGATGCTTGAGGCTGAGACTGTCCGAGTCCAATTTCTTGCTTTAGCACTCATGTCAGGGATACAGAGACCTCTTTTGCAGCCATCTGTCATGGGTCGCTCTCGTGTAAAAGATGCACTTTTGCAGCTTTATAAAGACTACACATCTAGACTTCATTTCCAAGCGAATAACCGACCTCGAAAACGAGTCTTCTTGGATATTCATGGTctcgaagaagagcttcAAGCATTGGATAAATTGTTAGGTAGCCAGGAAAGCTGCCTCTATAATGCTCTCACTCTTATCGACCCTCTCACTTCTCGTTACACTACAGAGACGCGATTCAGAGAATTCCGAGTGGAAGTCCAATATGGTAATGATCAATTACACCAACTCGTAGAAAGACGGCGAGAGATTGACAATTTAGCGACACGGCTGTGGATTCTGAAAGATCAAGTGAAGCAAACGATTGAAATCATGGAAGAAGACCATGGAAAAGCGATTAGAGTTTTCACCGTCGTTACGCTGTTTTTCTTGCCATTATCATTTGTTTCAAGTTTCCTTGGCATGAATACGGTAGACGTGAGGGATTCGGACTGGAACCAGGGGATCTTCTGGATAACTGGAATACCACTAACGTTAGGAGTCCTATCGCTAGCATTTGTTTACGGCTACAAAGGTGAAGAAATTCGTGACTGGATGATTCCAAAATTGCAAGGCCGAAGCCACCAATATCCGTCACCAGCATTTCACGAAATGGATGGCCGGACATCGCTTGAGACAAGACGGAAAGAGTGGAATCTGGCTACAACAACAGACCATAACGCAACTCAGAAAACAGATTTTAAGACTCGAGTGGGAAgcaaaataaagaatatatccgGTTGGCAGCGTCAAATGAACGAAGCCTTCAAGGTGTCTGACGGGCCTGATGGGAAAGTTTCGATAAGGAGGCGAAACACAGAAGATAGTTTGGCACCCATGAGGCATTGA
- a CDS encoding uncharacterized protein (EggNog:ENOG41~TransMembrane:1 (i132-150o)): MAARPRRGTLPRPVVGKTPAELPADVALLLLCMRLVASTPSEPPGNGTRTDTHLATKQGFLSLEMAGVMSVECPEAGLLISLYEINHAIYPSAFLSVGACTRYGQAMGFGGPNALKLRRPYNRSELEESRRLWWAVVLLDFSILVAQVDLSPSMIQ; this comes from the exons ATGGCTGCCCGTCCTCGACGAGGAACGCTTCCGCGCCCGGTTGTTGGGAAAACGCCGGCGGAGCTGCCTGCGGACGTGGCGCTGCTTCTCCTCTGCATGAGGCTTGTCGCCTCGACACCTTCCGAGCCGCCAGGCAACGGCACCCGCACCGACACTCATCTTGCAACAAAGCAAGGGTTTTTGAGTTTAGAGATGGCAGGTGTCATGTCTGTTGAATGCCCGGAAGCTGGTCTGCTCATCTCTCTCTATGAGATTAACCATGCCATCTACCCATCCGCATTTCTGTCCGTGGGCGCTTGTACACGCTACGGCCAGGCCATGGGTTTTGGAGGACCAAACGCCTTGAAGCTGCGTCGTCCATATAATCGCAGCGAACTTGAAGAGAGTAGGCGACTATGGTGGGCTGTTGTTCTCTTAG ATTTCTCAATCTTGGTTGCCCAAGTCGACTTGTCTCCATCCATGATCCAATAG
- a CDS encoding uncharacterized protein (EggNog:ENOG41~TransMembrane:3 (o1154-1172i1309-1330o1342-1364i)) produces MDCPIINADIRRVAILLLEAVEKSFLRESENGAYIEPGSVLRFTGTRQVLHDSHDFVVTEPVVFVAFPYVELASSRNNHGSRERDDFYPRTLLQNLYGFDVVTSRGKNQVIHKMPASSQPNDTLFVNQLWCLMIGSDILITLSDRPADDLLGDMIGKRTDYFRQPLRIEIVDMNGYQHSMSISSKTPWVDFFRHVILTVHGNLISIMDYELVDQTDEVVTMERWAELAKGTRTTLLKFYLVERKTSASRSSSVSSRRSSRSGIRRLLLLDYAHRDNRHSSKTSVSRYHVDRYNGDSSSSERIAKSKRASTPGRPRYLGFLMDGQWHNQLAKMKDQQLEAQAEFSSKTDTQSLYPHPSPTIITLDSSDEDYPGTEKIRPIPRNSQDFDSNSEGVRDEGDSSLRNIAQLPKHQQLPPLGDTDEGIRLAGPLSIQDHPLTHEQQAPARDSEEQREKAISLEGSFFYIDDEQNRTLKEEASDGPIIKDTASSANNVGTRMSDDGLNECKDTSATQSNTPTTMYKKVQVEDGSESSDEVEIIRRIYDDSTEVILPNNSTEFNLEDYAVLKDEHDPAADNLPNFGNQERSPEKRYIFRNSTKVVREFSHGKYRSRSSYLSNSTDDSLSNSTDDSLYSRGRSRRRRQPAWRRENAGLAHESSSRPGVRFQPQEWHSSDKDNAEMSPFGSSTATKVDALPIQTAVPFFFWKQNSVTSTCSSHDTPEQALIKLLDQIDERISGDPIGRYYSKVPELTMNDVLSRQESLHEPGLGPRIVLDESSQVNRLAGQGTIDIRTGNMFAFRSSKNQAARMNKGGDENNTESVEALSSYLDDDLESKNEAPGTDSKDKVPSLTNESLDRGAQEQTNVSQTQALGLISHDKALAKQLIEISQQIIWSFIPDTGGSVIHTLLKRLWGCVDIMCLQLLWEENQRRSDSECTYIIRNFSSQVKKMDLQRQKLTSGKIHYLFCGDCKAAKPYQSAMDALNHLHEKHIECKHTNSERPYDDPCYVWLHRIWHDGYPMRSSRDGLLGIMEDFIEELSYFSNYVRELHNMTIRDSSASDAISTPPLPMNITHAFQQIVKMFVFRSKQLSLINRRRSLISGSSLENFSLIQRIDRKIEELFSLEMDANERIIDRLESAKKDIFLSGIESHSEMLEAETVRVQFLALALMSGIQRPLLQPSVMGRSRVKDALLQLYKDYTSRLHFQANNRPRKRVFLDIHGLEEELQALDKLLGSQESCLYNALTLIDPLTSRYTTETRFREFRVEVQYGNDQLHQLVERRREIDNLATRLWILKDQVKQTIEIMEEDHGKAIRVFTVVTLFFLPLSFVSSFLGMNTVDVRDSDWNQGIFWITGIPLTLGVLSLAFVYGYKGEEIRDWMIPKLQGRSHQYPSPAFHEMDGRTSLETRRKEWNLATTTDHNATQKTDFKTRVGSKIKNISGWQRQMNEAFKVSDGPDGKVSIRRRNTEDSLAPMRH; encoded by the exons ATGGATTGTCCAATAATTAATGCAGATATTCGAAGAGTTGCTATTCTACTCCTTGAAGCTGTCGAAAAGTCATTTCTCCGGGAATCTGAAAATGGTGCATATATCGAACCAGGCTCGGTTTTGCGATTTACTGGCACCCGCCAAGTCCTTCATGACTCACACGATTTTGTGGTCACGGAACCCGTTGTTTTTGTGGCTTTCCCATATGTAGAGTTGGCTTCATCAAGAAACAATCATGGATCCCGTGAAAGGGACGATTTCTATCCTCGAACTCTGCTTCAGAATCTTTACGGATTTGATGTTGTCACAAGCCGGGGCAAGAATCAAGTTATTCACAAAATGCCGGCCAGTAGTCAACCAAATGATACCTTGTTTGTCAATCAGTTGTGGTGCCTCATGATAGGTTCGGATATCTTGATCACTCTGTCGGACCGCCCTGCGGATGATTTGCTTGGAGACATGATCGGGAAACGCACCGACTACTTCAGGCAACCACTTAGGATCGAGATTGTCGATATGAATGGCTACCAGCACAGCATGAGTATATCATCGAAGACTCCATGGGTAGATTTCTTTCGGCATGTTATACTTACTGTTCACGGCAatctcatcagcatcatggaCTATGAGCTAGTCGACCAGACAGACGAAGTTGTAACGATGGAACGATGGGCGGAACTCGCAAAAGGGACAAGAACAACGCTTCTCAAGTTTTATCTTGTCGAAAGAAAGACATCAGCATCGCGCTCATCAAGTGTGTCTAGTCGAAGAAGCAGTCGCTCGGGCATTAGAAGACTTTTATTGCTCGATTACGCACACCGCGACAATCGCCACAGCTCAAAAACAAGCGTATCACGCTACCATGTGGATAGGTATAATGGAGATTCATCCTCTAGCGAAAGGATAGCTAAATCCAAAAGGGCCTCAACTCCAGGACGACCCAGGTACTTAGGGTTTTTGATGGATGGTCAATGGCATAACCAGCTAGCTAAGATGAAAGACCAACAACTCGAGGCGCAAGCAGAATTTTCCTCAAAAACCGATACACAAAGTCTCTATCCACATCCTTCTCCCACAATAATAACTCTAGACAGCAGTGACGAAGATTACCCTGGGACTGAGAAAATACGCCCTATTCCGCGCAATTCTCAAGACTTTGACAGTAATTCTGAAGGCGTAAGAGATGAAGGCGATTCTTCTCTGCGAAATATAGCTCAACTTCCGAAACACCAACAGCTACCTCCATTAGGTGATACTGATGAGGGTATCCGCCTTGCAGGACCTTTGTCAATACAAGACCATCCCTTGACGCACGAACAACAGGCTCCTGCAAGGGACAGTGAAgaacagagagaaaaagccaTAAGCCTCGAAGGCAGCTTTTTCTACATTGATGATGAACAAAACAGGAcattgaaagaagaagcttcagaTGGGccaataataaaagatacgGCTAGTTCTGCCAACAATGTTGGTACTCGAATGAGCGATGACGGGCTAAATGAATGCAAAGATACTTCCGCAACCCAATCAAATACACCAACTACAATGTACAAAAAAGTCCAGGTAGAAGATGGATCTGAGTCTTCTGATGAGGTCGAGATAATTAGACGCATATATGATGATTCGACTGAGGTTATTTTACCTAACAACAGTACCGAGTTCAACTTGGAAGATTATGCGGTGCTAAAAGACGAACATGATCCCGCTGCAGATAATTTACCTAACTTTGGCAATCAAGAAAGGTCACCAGAGAAAAGATATATCTTTCGGAATAGTACCAAGGTTGTTCGAGAATTTTCACATGGGAAGTATCGCTCCCGATCCTCCTACCTCTCAAATTCGACAGATGATTCTCTCTCAAACTCGACAGACGATTCCCTCTATTCACGTGGAAGGAGTCGTAGACGGAGACAACCCGCTTGGAGACGGGAAAATGCAGGTTTAGCTCATGAATCTTCGTCGCGCCCTGGGGTGCGCTTTCAACCCCAGGAGTGGCACTCGAGCGACAAGGACAATGCAGAGATGTCCCCTTTTGGAAGTTCAACTGCAACCAAGGTAGACGCGCTGCCTATACAAACAGCTGTGCCATTCTTTTTCTGGAAACAAAACAGTGTGACAAGTACATGCTCGTCTCATGACACTCCGGAGCAAGCCTTGATTAAGCTTCTTGATCAAATCGATGAACGAATTTCTGGAGATCCAATTGGCAGATACTATTCGAAAGTACCAGAGCTGACTATGAATGATGTCTTATCGAGGCAGGAGTCCCTTCACGAGCCTGGTTTGGGCCCGAGAATTGTACTGGATGAATCCAGTCAGGTGAATAGACTTGCTGGTCAAGGAACAATTGATATAAGGACAGGCAACATGTTCGCCTTCCGTTCATCTAAAAACCAAGCTGCAAGGATGAACAAAGGGGGCGATGAGAATAACACCGAAAGCGTGGAAGCGCTCAGCTCCTATTTGGACGATGATCTagaaagcaaaaatgaaGCTCCGGGAACAGATAGTAAAGACAAGGTGCCTAGTTTGACAAACGAATCGCTAGACCGAGGTGCACAAGAGCAAACAAACGTTAGCCAAACGCAAGCTCTAGGCCTCATAAGCCATGATAAAGCACTCGCGAAACAACTGATTGAGATAAGCCAGCAGATTATATGGTCATTTATACCAGATACTGGCGGCTCTGTGATACATACCCTATTAAAACGACTTTGGGGCTGTGTAGATATTATGTGTCTG caactaCTTTGGGAAGAGaaccaaagaagaagtgaCTCTGAGTGCACGTATATCATACGTAATTTCTCAAGTCAAGTCAAGAAAATGGATCTCCAAAGACAAAAGCTTACCTCGGGAAAGATACACTATTTATTTTGCGGAGATTGCAAGGCTGCAAAGCCTTACCAATCGGCCATGGATGCTCTGAACCATTTACATGAAAAGCATATTGAATGCAAGCATACTAATTCCGAGCGACCATATGACGATCCTTGCTATGTATGGCTTCATCGTATTTGGCACGATGGATACCCGATGCGAAGTTCCCGTGATGGACTCCTTGGGATTATGGAAGACTTCATCGAGGAGCTTTCCTATTTCAGCAACTATGTGAGGGAGCTACACAATATGACGATAAGAGATTCCTCAGCAAGCGATGCAATATCAACACCTCCATTACCGATGAATATTACTCATGCGTTTCAACAAATTGTCAAAATGTTTGTCTTTCGCTCCAAGCAGCTGTCTCTTATTAATCGGCGGCGAAGCTTAATCAGCGGAAGTTCACTTGAGAATTTTTCATTGATTCAGCGTATTGATCGAAAGATTGAAGAACTTTTTTCGCTAGAAATGGATGCGAACGAACGCATCATAGACCGTCTAGAAAGTGCCAAGAAAGACATCTTTCTGTCTGGTATCGAATCACATTCTGAGATGCTTGAGGCTGAGACTGTCCGAGTCCAATTTCTTGCTTTAGCACTCATGTCAGGGATACAGAGACCTCTTTTGCAGCCATCTGTCATGGGTCGCTCTCGTGTAAAAGATGCACTTTTGCAGCTTTATAAAGACTACACATCTAGACTTCATTTCCAAGCGAATAACCGACCTCGAAAACGAGTCTTCTTGGATATTCATGGTctcgaagaagagcttcAAGCATTGGATAAATTGTTAGGTAGCCAGGAAAGCTGCCTCTATAATGCTCTCACTCTTATCGACCCTCTCACTTCTCGTTACACTACAGAGACGCGATTCAGAGAATTCCGAGTGGAAGTCCAATATGGTAATGATCAATTACACCAACTCGTAGAAAGACGGCGAGAGATTGACAATTTAGCGACACGGCTGTGGATTCTGAAAGATCAAGTGAAGCAAACGATTGAAATCATGGAAGAAGACCATGGAAAAGCGATTAGAGTTTTCACCGTCGTTACGCTGTTTTTCTTGCCATTATCATTTGTTTCAAGTTTCCTTGGCATGAATACGGTAGACGTGAGGGATTCGGACTGGAACCAGGGGATCTTCTGGATAACTGGAATACCACTAACGTTAGGAGTCCTATCGCTAGCATTTGTTTACGGCTACAAAGGTGAAGAAATTCGTGACTGGATGATTCCAAAATTGCAAGGCCGAAGCCACCAATATCCGTCACCAGCATTTCACGAAATGGATGGCCGGACATCGCTTGAGACAAGACGGAAAGAGTGGAATCTGGCTACAACAACAGACCATAACGCAACTCAGAAAACAGATTTTAAGACTCGAGTGGGAAgcaaaataaagaatatatccgGTTGGCAGCGTCAAATGAACGAAGCCTTCAAGGTGTCTGACGGGCCTGATGGGAAAGTTTCGATAAGGAGGCGAAACACAGAAGATAGTTTGGCACCCATGAGGCATTGA
- a CDS encoding uncharacterized protein (EggNog:ENOG41~SECRETED:SignalP(1-26)) gives MRSAIAFTLSTLALAVSAAPARRTDSVQVQFANDVTGANGNAFIPLDGSNVSLGQAYADTNLEKDGTLFVTSLEFTADFSNVACVVLKDLETVVASIADPERDFQTFSQKPLNWQTGFTIACNRST, from the coding sequence ATGCGTTCCGCTATTGCCTTCACTCTTTCCACTCTCGCCCTCGCTGTCTCTGCAGCTCCTGCCCGTCGTACAGACTCTGTTCAAGTTCAATTTGCCAACGATGTCACTGGAGCAAACGGCAACGCCTTTATCCCTCTTGATGGATCCAATGTTAGCCTTGGACAGGCTTACGCCGATACCAACCTCGAGAAGGACGGAACTCTCTTTGTCACTAGTCTGGAGTTTACTGCCGACTTTAGCAACGTGGCATGTGTTGTCTTGAAGGATCTCGAAACAGTGGTTGCCAGCATTGCCGACCCAGAGCGAGACTTTCAGACATTCTCTCAGAAGCCTTTGAACTGGCAAACTGGTTTCACAATCGCCTGCAACCGATCTACTTAG
- a CDS encoding uncharacterized protein (EggNog:ENOG41): MPSQPPDHPHEFHAGVWDYEANRPVVDGKIEDPITGEVIPVTEGTSFYAGPPNVDITIMNLHADASGTFRFQRAFPFERLLAHIMRVIDREGITLHALNATSYSITVVLADDLKEKGGYDKIALEMVNGIWDSPA, from the coding sequence ATGCCTTCCCAACCACCCGACCATCCACATGAATTCCACGCCGGCGTATGGGATTATGAAGCAAACAGGCCAGTCGTCGATGGGAAGATAGAAGATCCCATCACTGGCGAGGTTATACCAGTCACGGAAGGTACATCATTTTACGCAGGGCCACCTAACGTGGATATTACTATCATGAACCTACATGCCGACGCATCTGGCACATTCCGGTTCCAGCGAGCATTTCCGTTTGAGAGATTACTTGCTCACATTATGAGAGTCATAGATAGGGAGGGAATAACGCTTCACGCGTTGAATGCGACGTCTTATTCTATTACGGTCGTCTTGGCGGATGATTTGAAAGAGAAAGGCGGCTACGATAAAATCGCACTAGAGATGGTCAATGGTATTTGGGACTCGCCAGCATGA